A genomic region of Ignavibacteria bacterium contains the following coding sequences:
- a CDS encoding adenosine deaminase, whose product MRKETLEIIREVPKVLLHDHLDGGLRPQTIIELAKEIKYNKLPTNDPEELAAWFHEGANKGSLTEYLRGFEHTTAVMQTKEALERVAFEMIEDMYNDGVVYVETRFAPVFHTQKGLHWEEVVQAVLNGLEKGKEKYGVGYGLIICAMRNMKLSLEMAELAVDFRDRGVVGFDLAGEEGGYPPKKHIEAFQYIQRANFNITIHAGEAWGKESIWQALQWCGAHRLGHATRLIEDMTVIDGELVAMGTLAQYVLDKRIPLEICLLSNVHTGAVKSLEQHPFGIYYKNKFRVFLNTDDRLMSNTTMSNEFKVAAEVFGLTLDDMEKLTINAMKSAFIHYNERINYIYNVIKPGYQKVREKLLAFK is encoded by the coding sequence ATGCGAAAAGAAACTTTAGAAATTATTCGTGAAGTACCCAAGGTATTACTACACGATCATCTTGACGGAGGTTTACGACCTCAAACAATAATTGAACTTGCAAAAGAAATTAAATACAATAAGCTCCCAACTAACGATCCAGAAGAACTTGCTGCCTGGTTTCACGAAGGTGCAAACAAAGGAAGCCTTACAGAATATCTTCGAGGTTTCGAACATACAACCGCAGTTATGCAAACAAAAGAAGCACTTGAAAGAGTTGCGTTTGAGATGATTGAAGATATGTACAACGATGGAGTTGTTTACGTCGAAACCAGATTCGCTCCAGTATTTCATACACAAAAAGGATTGCATTGGGAAGAAGTTGTTCAAGCAGTACTTAATGGACTTGAAAAAGGAAAAGAAAAATATGGCGTTGGTTATGGTTTGATTATTTGTGCAATGCGAAATATGAAACTAAGCTTAGAAATGGCAGAACTCGCTGTTGATTTTCGCGATCGTGGTGTAGTCGGTTTTGATCTTGCCGGTGAAGAAGGTGGATATCCACCCAAAAAACATATTGAGGCTTTCCAGTACATTCAACGAGCAAACTTCAATATAACAATTCATGCGGGCGAAGCCTGGGGGAAAGAATCAATTTGGCAGGCATTGCAATGGTGCGGCGCACATAGACTCGGACATGCAACACGATTAATTGAAGATATGACGGTAATTGATGGTGAACTCGTTGCGATGGGAACATTAGCTCAATATGTTTTGGATAAAAGAATTCCATTAGAAATTTGTCTCTTGAGCAATGTCCACACAGGTGCAGTAAAAAGTCTAGAACAACATCCTTTCGGCATTTACTATAAAAACAAGTTCCGTGTTTTCTTAAACACTGACGATAGATTAATGAGCAACACAACAATGTCAAATGAATTTAAAGTTGCCGCAGAGGTGTTTGGTTTGACTTTAGATGATATGGAAAAACTCACAATCAATGCTATGAAAAGCGCATTTATTCATTATAATGAAAGAATAAATTACATCTATAATGTAATTAAACCTGGCTATCAAAAAGTTAGAGAAAAATTATTGGCGTTTAAGTGA
- a CDS encoding HAMP domain-containing histidine kinase, whose translation MSWNLYSLVIIFTILIHLSNAIVAIILSKETEYKSGFYFIIVALIGISIFQLYDFINAEPLLDGFYLLSPFELISLIGTIILFFTLFVFLLTKKYERKIPQKVNSYFYSPSYKNTNYQSKASVEYKEPEKKASEIKPITHQTNKISEAPREQKKSFSETETILKSQSSQSHLKEVPTNGKAVIAKFITREQPQNETDKVKAELEKIKFQRDKLVSIISHDLRTPLNSVFGYCQLLKDGQYKNKKEVKQFAENIFELSKQQLNALNRIIEWTKYESPSFALNPTDFDVSSTINFVVKTMSKIAEAKNVKILVNSKPETYVYGDEFMIIEVLKNILDNAIKFSHPGGTIEIHTHYHEKINKLVVLVVDSGIGIDRDILMNLLVSTKKFTTRGTKGEKGLGLGLLIVKAIIDKHGEHFWIASEEGKWTRVYFTLKPSEIEN comes from the coding sequence ATAATTCTTTCAAAAGAAACTGAATATAAGAGTGGATTTTATTTCATTATTGTTGCCCTAATTGGAATTTCCATCTTCCAATTATATGACTTCATTAATGCTGAACCACTTCTGGATGGGTTCTATCTACTTTCACCTTTTGAATTGATTTCACTTATCGGAACTATCATTCTATTCTTTACATTGTTTGTATTTCTACTTACAAAAAAATACGAAAGAAAAATTCCACAAAAAGTCAATTCTTATTTTTATTCTCCTTCTTATAAGAACACAAATTATCAATCAAAAGCTTCAGTTGAATACAAAGAGCCTGAGAAAAAAGCATCAGAAATTAAACCGATCACTCATCAAACTAATAAAATTAGTGAAGCACCCAGAGAGCAAAAAAAGAGTTTTAGTGAAACAGAAACTATCTTAAAGTCTCAAAGTTCACAGTCTCATCTTAAAGAGGTTCCAACAAATGGTAAGGCTGTAATTGCAAAATTTATAACAAGAGAACAACCACAAAACGAAACGGATAAAGTTAAAGCTGAACTTGAAAAAATAAAATTTCAACGGGACAAATTAGTTTCTATCATCTCTCACGATTTGAGAACACCCTTGAATAGTGTTTTTGGTTATTGTCAGCTTCTAAAAGATGGTCAGTATAAAAACAAAAAAGAAGTAAAACAATTTGCTGAAAATATTTTCGAACTTTCCAAACAACAATTAAATGCATTAAACAGAATTATTGAATGGACAAAATATGAGTCACCTTCATTTGCATTAAATCCGACTGATTTTGATGTATCTTCGACAATAAATTTTGTTGTAAAAACTATGTCAAAAATTGCGGAAGCAAAAAATGTTAAAATATTAGTTAACTCTAAGCCTGAAACTTATGTTTATGGCGATGAATTTATGATAATTGAAGTACTAAAAAATATTTTGGATAATGCAATAAAATTTTCACATCCCGGCGGCACTATTGAAATACACACGCACTATCATGAAAAAATTAATAAACTGGTTGTCCTTGTAGTGGATTCTGGAATTGGAATTGACAGAGATATCTTGATGAACTTGCTTGTTTCTACTAAAAAATTTACTACCCGAGGTACAAAAGGTGAAAAAGGACTTGGACTTGGTCTTCTTATTGTTAAAGCAATTATTGATAAACACGGTGAACATTTCTGGATTGCAAGCGAAGAAGGAAAATGGACAAGAGTTTATTTCACTCTTAAGCCTTCCGAAATTGAAAATTAA
- a CDS encoding phosphoglycerate dehydrogenase, with the protein MKVLIADKFPEKYIEELKNLGLEVIYNPKLGENDLPEAAKEVDILVVRSTVVNEKTIYESKNLSLIVRAGAGVNNIAIAAANRKGIYVSNCPGKNAIAVAELTIGLMIALDRWIPDNVIDFRNGIWNKDKYSKAQGLYGRTLGIIGVGNIGKEVAKRALALGMNVYGKDISRIEGVAIKDFSEMDQLLPMCDVVSVHLPLTDQTRNLFDQKMFSYMKDGALFINTSRAEIVDEDALLWAVENKKIRAALDVFKDEPESKSGTVSSKLQSNPNIYVTHHIGASTEQAQNAVAEETVRIIKDYLTSGVIAHWVNRAKITDAKHQLVVKHYDKPGVLASVLNIIREANINIEEIENVIFEGGIVACCTMKLREPLPQELLNQIKNNENILSVSHVAL; encoded by the coding sequence ATGAAAGTTCTTATAGCTGATAAATTTCCAGAAAAATATATTGAAGAACTCAAGAACTTAGGACTTGAAGTAATTTATAATCCTAAATTAGGAGAGAACGATTTACCAGAAGCAGCAAAAGAAGTTGATATTTTAGTTGTTCGATCAACGGTAGTAAATGAAAAAACTATTTACGAAAGCAAAAACCTTTCATTAATTGTTCGGGCTGGTGCTGGCGTAAACAATATTGCCATTGCTGCTGCAAATAGAAAAGGAATTTATGTAAGTAATTGCCCCGGCAAAAACGCAATTGCTGTTGCAGAATTAACAATTGGACTTATGATTGCACTTGATCGCTGGATACCGGATAATGTTATCGACTTCAGAAATGGAATCTGGAATAAAGATAAATATTCTAAAGCTCAAGGACTTTATGGAAGGACACTTGGAATTATAGGTGTTGGTAATATCGGTAAAGAAGTTGCAAAAAGAGCACTTGCTCTTGGAATGAATGTTTATGGAAAAGATATTTCAAGAATTGAAGGAGTAGCAATTAAAGATTTTTCCGAAATGGATCAATTACTCCCTATGTGTGATGTTGTCTCAGTTCATCTTCCACTTACTGACCAGACAAGAAATTTATTTGATCAAAAAATGTTCAGTTATATGAAAGACGGTGCTTTGTTTATAAATACCTCACGTGCAGAAATTGTTGATGAAGATGCTCTGCTCTGGGCAGTTGAAAATAAAAAGATAAGAGCCGCACTTGACGTATTTAAAGACGAACCTGAAAGTAAATCCGGCACAGTCAGTTCAAAACTTCAATCAAATCCAAATATTTATGTAACTCACCATATTGGTGCATCAACCGAGCAAGCTCAAAATGCTGTTGCAGAAGAAACAGTAAGAATTATTAAAGATTATTTAACCAGTGGTGTGATTGCTCATTGGGTTAACCGAGCTAAAATTACTGATGCAAAGCATCAGCTTGTTGTTAAACATTATGATAAACCGGGAGTTCTTGCATCTGTCTTAAATATAATTCGTGAGGCAAACATTAATATTGAAGAAATTGAAAATGTGATTTTCGAAGGCGGGATTGTTGCGTGCTGCACTATGAAATTAAGAGAGCCATTGCCTCAGGAATTGTTAAATCAAATTAAAAATAATGAAAATATCTTAAGCGTCTCTCACGTAGCTCTTTAA
- the hutU gene encoding urocanate hydratase, with protein sequence MTNFKYEPIRAPRGSQLNTKGWIQEAALRMLMNNLDPEVAEKPEELVVYGGIGKAARNWDCYHAIVRELKNLDNDETLLIQSGKPVAVWKTHTLAPRVIISNSMLVPKWATWDEFRRLEALGLIMYGQMTAGSWIYIGTQGILQGTYETFAACAEKYFDGTLSGKFLLTSGLGGMGGAQPLAAKMNGAAFLGVEVDRARIEKRLKTGYLDVMSENLDEALELVLKAKKEKKALSVGLLGNAADVLPEILRRGIIPDVLTDQTSAHDTLNGYVPNGIPYEEALKLRKTDPDRYIQMAKQSIVIHLQAMLEFQKKGAITFDYGNNIRGEAFANGVKNAFDIPGFVPECIRPLFCDGKGPFRWAALSGDPQDIYVTDEAVINTFPENKSLVRWIKLAQEHVKFQGLPARICWLGYGERAKMGLIFNQLVREGKVKAPIVIGRDHLDCGSVASPNRETEGMLDGSDAIADWPILNALLNTIGGASWVSVHHGGGVGMGYSIHAGMVIVADGTKETDEKLQRVLTYDPGMGIVRHADAGYQRAIDNAKKFNIKIPMLK encoded by the coding sequence ATGACAAATTTTAAATACGAACCAATCAGAGCTCCTCGAGGTTCTCAACTCAACACAAAAGGCTGGATTCAAGAAGCTGCTCTTAGAATGTTGATGAACAATCTTGATCCAGAAGTTGCAGAGAAACCTGAGGAATTAGTTGTTTACGGCGGGATCGGCAAAGCCGCTAGAAATTGGGATTGTTATCATGCGATAGTTCGCGAATTAAAAAATTTAGACAATGACGAAACTTTACTAATTCAATCAGGAAAACCAGTTGCAGTTTGGAAAACTCATACGCTTGCGCCAAGAGTAATCATTTCCAATTCAATGCTTGTTCCAAAGTGGGCAACCTGGGATGAGTTTCGAAGACTGGAAGCACTTGGCTTGATTATGTATGGTCAGATGACCGCAGGAAGCTGGATTTACATCGGAACACAAGGAATTTTACAGGGAACTTACGAAACATTTGCAGCCTGTGCAGAAAAATATTTTGATGGAACTTTGAGTGGAAAATTTTTACTCACATCTGGACTTGGTGGAATGGGAGGAGCTCAACCGCTCGCCGCTAAAATGAATGGCGCTGCGTTTTTAGGTGTTGAAGTCGATAGAGCAAGAATTGAAAAAAGATTGAAAACAGGATATCTCGATGTGATGAGCGAAAATCTTGATGAAGCTCTTGAATTGGTTTTAAAAGCAAAAAAAGAAAAAAAAGCTTTATCAGTTGGACTTCTTGGAAATGCAGCTGATGTTTTACCTGAAATTTTAAGAAGAGGAATTATACCTGATGTTTTAACTGACCAGACATCCGCACACGACACTTTAAATGGATATGTTCCCAATGGAATTCCTTATGAAGAAGCATTAAAACTTAGAAAAACTGATCCTGATAGATACATTCAGATGGCAAAGCAGTCAATTGTGATTCATCTTCAAGCAATGCTTGAATTTCAGAAGAAAGGTGCAATAACTTTCGACTATGGAAATAACATTCGCGGAGAAGCGTTTGCAAACGGTGTGAAAAACGCTTTCGATATTCCCGGTTTTGTTCCAGAATGTATTCGCCCACTTTTCTGTGATGGAAAAGGTCCATTTAGATGGGCAGCATTATCAGGAGATCCGCAAGATATTTATGTGACTGATGAAGCTGTCATAAATACATTCCCAGAAAATAAATCCCTTGTGAGATGGATTAAGCTCGCTCAAGAACATGTGAAGTTTCAAGGATTACCAGCAAGAATTTGTTGGCTCGGTTATGGTGAAAGAGCAAAGATGGGATTGATATTTAACCAACTCGTTCGAGAAGGAAAAGTTAAAGCTCCAATTGTGATTGGAAGAGATCATCTCGATTGTGGCTCTGTTGCCTCACCAAACCGTGAAACCGAAGGAATGCTTGATGGCAGTGATGCAATTGCTGATTGGCCCATACTCAATGCTTTGTTAAATACAATCGGTGGAGCAAGTTGGGTATCTGTTCATCATGGTGGTGGAGTTGGAATGGGATATTCAATTCATGCTGGAATGGTTATAGTAGCCGATGGAACAAAAGAAACGGATGAAAAACTTCAAAGAGTTTTGACTTACGATCCGGGAATGGGAATTGTTCGTCATGCCGATGCAGGTTATCAAAGAGCAATTGATAATGCTAAAAAATTTAATATTAAAATTCCAATGTTGAAATAA